GCGTCTTATATCAGATTTATTACTGGATACaggttatttttgcattttaataaGCTAGTTATGTCTCTCCATAAGTAACTTATAGAATCATACGTATGAAAGAAAGTATAGGTAGTCTATGGTggatttctattaaaaaataataattttggcaTAATTATGTAACATATCAATATCTAATCGCAAAAAACGGATAGATGTTAACAGAATCCGCATCCGCAGTAATTGTTAAATTCCTATGTCTTTAGTAACAGTAGCTATGCAATATTGTGCCGGTTTCTGAGCACTTTTTCTTGTGTATTATCTTTTCTCTTAAAAATGGTCATGAATTAAAATAGTCATTATTCTTGTTTCATTATACCTAATAGCAAATGTGACGTAATTGACCTTAAGCTATAtagttaaaatgtttaatttatgaaCAAGAATATCTTTTTTTACGTGTGTGTTGAAAACTATGTCTGTATGTGTATGTTTAGTTACAAGTTTtccatagttttatttataatcgcCACATAGGTAATTGCATctgacaatattttaattcgAGGAATAATCCctactatattaatattataaatacgaaagtaactctgtctgtctgttagttattcacgtctaaaccactgaactgatttaaataaaatttggtacagaggtaGAGTAGACCTTGAGAAataacataggatagtttttatcccgaacttttgaagtattctcttggaaacgcgatataaccgaactctacgcgggcagaagctagtattcaataattaaaaaaaaaacatttttgtacaatcattttttaaaaactgtgtctgtCCCGAACCATTCCACCTTTCCTTATGTTAGCTTTTAATGGAAGTTCAAacacatatatttatataatttgtagataattataaaataagaataatgtatattatgtacatttgTTAGGAAAAAATCATATGCTTGTAAATAATAGGTTAAAAGTTTAGTaatgtaatcaaaaatcataaatattatgttgaatTATTgtatagtttaaaatatataatgtatatcAGTGGCaatatcgttttatttattgttatgattATGTAGGAAGGTCACATAACAATTTGACTTtgtgcttgaaaaaaaaaatcgtcatCGCCAAGTCGTTAGATATCCAATAAAACCAATTAATTCGCAGTCACTACCTAACAACCAATTAGACTTTTATTAATTGACTCTGCGTTCCTGAATTTGTAAACATAACAGTTCTCTACATGGAGTAACAATGTTTCTCCGAATATTAGTATTATTTCTCATGGTATATTTATCGACATGCGAAGTGAAAGATACGGCTGATGTGGAAACCGTAGCGATGAGTCGTATGGTAGGCATAGATGCCGTACACGATGGCAATAAGAAGATCGATAAGGATACCATTATAACTCGTAATTTGAAACTGGAGAAGCGAAATCGTGGACCTAAATGTGAGTCGGCTTTTGTTCTCATACCTCATCCATCCATCCGTCACAGGGTCCTTGGGACTTCTTGCCACTCTCATCAAAAATATTAGTCTTCTGCAATACCTTTAATAACTGTATAGGCCGATTTTTCAAACGCCAGATAAGTTTTATCTGTAAAATATGGTGTAGGTACCGGGTGTACCTGTCTGATGTTTTGATAGCTTTTGCataaaaaataggtaagtatgtcAAATTGCTTAGAAAGGTTAACTGATTATTGAAAAATCTGCTCTAAAATGTAGTGAATAATAATTGAGAAGTGAATTCCAGATCTTTTTTCTCATGTCGACCAGCTATGGTTGAATATGCAACTCTGGGGTTGATTCGGTATAccaacaaaaaacttaaaaaaaaaataagtaggtataatggTTTCTTTTTTCTATAAGCAACTCCCAAAAACAACGTGGAAGATAAAGAGCCAGATTGGTCTTACAAGACTTTCCCTAAAGAAGTGGTCGATCACGTAGAGCAGTTCAAAAAGAACATGTCGGAATGTCTTCGGGAGGTTCAAGCAAACGACAAGAGACCAGTCAAGCGTTTATCTCCCAAAATGGAATCACCGGTCCACGGCGAATGCCTTATTGCGTGCGTACTGAAACGCAACGGCGTCATTTTGAACGGCAAggttaataaaggtaaaatcTTGTTGCTATGAGAGGTTTTCCTTTTGAGAATGGGAcggtttttgaaaaaaaaaaaatagttcccaCGAAAATGgcagatggcgttgtacctacTTACGTTAGGTAGCGAGTCTTAGTCTTAtccaagttaaaaataaaacagtgcaCCGAGCCCTTTGAGCCGAGACCCATGAAATTCAGATGTCTagacaaattgttttcaaaatctttcGGAACATTCAGATAATAatctgccatttttttttctccttttattccttattttatattttttaaattgttgatgACAAGTATTTTCGTTATAGGTATAGTtttcggcacggatattgagcatCATGTGTACAGTGCGGAAAGCGGTCCCCACTCTTccaccgagagctcaatatccgtgccagTAACTGTACGGACATGATACGGACTCGAAATTATGATGATGCTCGCTCTGTTTCTGGCAGTAAAGTATCAGGATCAGCGCCATCTAAGCATCAGCTAggaaaagaattttaaaaaatatctcattGAAACTTACTTGCCTATGTAATGAACTAAATTTTTTgcatgtagtaaaaaaataatagaaatcaTTCTAGTGTGAGTCCACAGAACACACATATATACCCTAAAGAGTCGGACTCGGGTACAAAAGGCTCCGTTCCACTTTTCAtatgttgttatagcggcaatttttattttaattttgtttcattCTAATCATGATTTTCAGATAACTTGTTGTCACTGGTCAGCAAATTTTACTCCAAGGATACAAAGTTGATGAAGAAGTTAGAAAAGAACTTGGACCGTTGCATCGAATTGAGTGTTCGTATTCAAGATGAATGCTTATTGGCATCTAAGCTGAACGATTGCACAAACGATCTCATGGCGAgcaataaacataaaatcagcgttaattattaataaacatgCCATGATTGATAAAAACCTGTTTTTCTTTTAGTTTCCTTTCCTATAAAGTTATCTACAGCTTCTTTAttcactcatcatcatctgcctagcctgttACAGTTTAAGATTTACAACATATCAACATCACTTCTGTGTAAACACAAGatatttacttaatataattacaaaaatggatcatatttttaatcactgaaataaaatatattttttggaatgAATCAAGAATTTTATGGTTTCGTGGAACCAACAAAATCGGTGTACATTGTCTCTGGTTGATGACCATAGATAGACCATTACAGTTTATGTTCTTGCCGTGTTAGTTTATGCTCTTGTCTATGGTTTATACATACTGACTGATACAGTGTTGCCAGAATGTTACTTTTACAACATTTTACGTTACTTTTAAGACagacaaaaatacattatataacgttttattttcatttaacgATTATGAAAAACAATGACAAAGTAAAATGCAGACTTGAAAAACCTTACTGATAACTATATTGGTTGGtatacagccttggccaaaagtattgagcacccatgaaatctttcagttttatgcggagtatcaaatagaaataaaacaaaactttttttttatttgtaatttactatttattaattgaaaattaatattttgtgggtccaccctttgccttaattacagcagaaattctttttggtaaacagctaacaagatttttacagtcttcagcagtaatcgcgttccattctaggcgcaggtagcgtttcaattcttctctgttgttaattgtgtggCGCCTAACTCGAAGCTTTAATAAACCCCACAAATGTTCTATGGGGTTCAGATCTGGCGACTGGGCAGGCCAgtcaagaagctctatgctattttcCCAAAACCATGTCATAGTGCGGACAGATTTGTGGCAAGGCACGTTATCCTGCTAGAATTTATCACTATCCATGTTCGTGTCACCGAAAAGTTTCGTGAATGAAGGCAGCAACGCAGTTTCTagcacatttatgtacttagaagAGTCCATGCGGCCCTCACACAGGTACAATTCGCCAACTCCAGAATCGGTCATGCAACTCTAGACCATTATACTGCCGCCGCCGTGTTTTACTGTTGGGACCACACACTCTGGCTTAAATTCTTCGCCCACCCGGCGACGCACAAAGGTCACACCAGGTGTaccaaaaatctgcaataaagagaaaaatattgagttccggaaataaaaagaacttcctctatgcgtttagaatttaaaccattttatattattttgtgagggCATTAAATTGACTTACTCACCTCAAAGTTTGATTCGTCTGACCACACAACATTTGACCAATCTTCAGCGGTGAAAGTTCGGTGTTGTAAGGCCTATTTGTACCGAGCTTTTTTGTTGCTCTAGGAGAGCCATGGCTTGTTCCTAGCTTTACAGCCTTTCAGACCAGCTTCCTGAAGCCTTCTACGAGTAGTTCGagcagaaattgttttcttcatttgttctgaaaactcagcagcgagctctgaagatgtttttttcctatttcttaaTGACTCTCTCAGTAACTGACGATCCTGACGGCCTATGGTGATGCGTTTGCGCCCGGTTCTCGGTCTATTTTGATGTGATCCGGTATCAGAGAATCGCTGAATAGCATAATGCACGGATCGGCGCGAACATTTCACAGTTTTAGAAATCTCTACTTGTGATTTCCCTTGCTCATACAGAAGCTGTATCTGCACACGTTTTTCTAAAGAAAGTTCGTTTTGTTTTGGCATATTGCAACGataacacttaaaactttgaaataaaataccaaaggcgcactagatcactggatgttgtcacaacgagcgatggtagcgaactaaaaaataaattcaaaaattgtaaaagacacaTTTTTTGCACCCAGGTGTTTTATTGTCAGCTGCAgcataagtcattgttttaaaatgtttgtagataaccgataaaagaatacttcaacgatagattcgggtttctcccataattaccgtgatcttgcgaaatttgtaaggtgctcaatacttttggccaaggctgtattACCTAAACACACATCATTGactgaatgtttttaaataaacagttttatttagctcaccccgtttgttttatttattattatttattcttgggtctttagtaattcaaatttcacccccttcctgtcaaccgattaatctaaaattttgtatacactTTGGATTTTGGTGACAATACAATTATGTttaggcttgtgtttaaacaccacccaaaaaagtacctattttactaccaaaaaaattctaaacggttaccaaaatggataaatggtcaccaaataacgtttccaaaaatattattaggtaaaaccattttttcgtattattgactactaaaaaaatatatggacgcatttaaaatacactttagaccaaatattatatattgtcactacttagatgttaccaattatgtaataccatgactcctaatttggtcatttttgttagactaaaaaagctaacgatcgctagaatatttcccaaataccaattaatatactggggttcccaaacgtacgtcgcttatttattgttatatgaatttgtgtgtaactcagtagtaaaatgtaagcacgcaacatgcagcaagcatggcttctgtcacggctccggcactgcggggctccggcggtcccatgcgagcttatcgtcgcagatggttttcacgctcaccaccgcagcttcggcttgctggccggctctgccggccagcctcagccgcggcggcgagccttaaaaactacctgcgcctcagctcgcaggccgcctcgcccctctgcgcctacgcggttttgaattgcactctaggggtagggcagacaagactacgtggagtcggttttgcagcgattcgttttcgtcactaactttgattttggtagtaatattaatattttagttggatagaatttggtgaccattaatccattttgggaaccaaaaataatatttgtgcgagatttgcgatttttctgatgttattttattttttttggatcataatattatatactttagtgcccttttaataaagtcaatttattttttttggagttgtttattttatttggtgcctcagcttagagtcttaaaaatatttttggtgatcgcctaaattatacccttatgtttattcattatcattataaatccaagatggcggccgctacaaaatggcggataacgtaggttttatcaatcccatcccatcaatatgggtatcattGATACCCATTGAGGCACGTCAATTAAAATAGTAAGTAATTTCCTCACCGTCTGCGGGCCAACTGCCTAACGACGATTCTTCTATCGCACATTAAGTCGATAATTTGTAGACAATTGACGTGCCCcacggttttatttatttatttaacaatttatgtacacacacacagaatacagagaagaagaaaaatagaaaagatagtacaaaggcacagcttatttcattagaaatctcttccagctggcccgttatgagagagttagaatagaaagagatgcagatagatttattttagtCTAGTCTATGCATATGTTTATAATTCCCACGACtgtatctattttattattttttggtttttagtACATTTATCTTAAACATTGCAATGCATGTTTAacataaaaccgtttaacttaaaaagtttttttacctatttttaatttctttttctatagtctgttttttaatctcgtagactaaattgacacttgcaaaatgtcaaactttctaataattttgctagctctgtggtgcagtgttgtacttaccataccggttcgttgaatcgtaactttttatctataatagacgaatttaatattcattcaaagttatatatttaaaattcacgtacgtgcacatggctgtacgacgtgctacaaactgccagggatatctgaccacgcagagccatgcgtaatcatcaaggataagcccattatttcaggatgacttattgtaaaaagttacgattcaacgtaccggtatcgtaagtacaacactgcaccacagagctagcaaaattatttggaagtttgacattttgcaagtgtcaatttagtctacgagattaaaaaacagactatacatCGTCAGCCGATTATTTGAGCAACCATTATTACGATTCATTTTCGAGGTTTTAGAAATGGGACTTGATGGAAAGTAATTTTAGTTTGTATGCAATAAAGTGCCATAACATAGCATTGTGTTGTTTTccacttaataaataataaggtaaTGTTACTTTTCTCGTGAAAATGTTactttttgagctgtctcatgTTTTGTTTCACTGTCTGCTGCTGGCAACACTGGACTGATACCTGTCATCATTCGTTCATTTTATACCATTTTTATACAGTCTCTGTTGGTCACACTGTACACAAAAGTCTTTGAGAATACCTAACGAACGAAGAAGCCAAGCCACGAAAAAATATGAATGGTAGTATGGATGTGTTACATAGTATTGTATTATATATTTGTGCGTAGAAGAAACCTGAGATATTTCGTCATTTCACTTGGTGTCGGGGGCTGTCAATAACAAACTGCAACAAAGAATATTATTACTGCCTCTGTGATTACTAGTGTTTTTTCCTTGCATTTCATTTGCAAACGTGGTTTGGTTGTTGTTTCTGTGGAACagtgttaatttttattatttaggatGTAAAATCCGTTTTAGTCGTTGGTTTATAAAGTTATAAAAGTGTCTCGTAGGTAGTTTGGAAACACTCAAATCTGTTAAAACTAAATTTGGTTAATAACACGCCATTGTTGTAGAAATCTTCATTGGCAATGTCTGGTTTGTGGTGATTAATTGTCTAAATATCGAC
The Helicoverpa zea isolate HzStark_Cry1AcR chromosome 13, ilHelZeax1.1, whole genome shotgun sequence DNA segment above includes these coding regions:
- the LOC124635667 gene encoding uncharacterized protein LOC124635667, yielding MFLRILVLFLMVYLSTCEVKDTADVETVAMSRMVGIDAVHDGNKKIDKDTIITRNLKLEKRNRGPKSTPKNNVEDKEPDWSYKTFPKEVVDHVEQFKKNMSECLREVQANDKRPVKRLSPKMESPVHGECLIACVLKRNGVILNGKVNKDNLLSLVSKFYSKDTKLMKKLEKNLDRCIELSVRIQDECLLASKLNDCTNDLMASNKHKISVNY